The Xanthobacter flavus genome includes a window with the following:
- a CDS encoding calcium-binding protein: MSDPAPIIGTDDPDDLTGGSGNDQIYGLGGDDILSGLEGDDLLVGGIGNDTMYGGTGNDTFIVDSAGDQVIEYGRDVEGTDTIRTSLSTYTPPRYVEYLVYEGTGDFTGIGTRSTRRITGGAGNDTLTLDPDVWTAELFGGDGNDTLTGGSGADWLDGGAGSDTMAGGDGNDTYIVDDVGDVVTEQTGSGIDYVLTPLASYALPANVEQLKFTGTGAFTGQGNSSSNKITGGTGDDTLAGGDGNDTIYGQAGRDMIDGGAGNDTLYGGSGNDVLDGGTGGDGMEGGTGDDVYLVDSAYDGVGEYSGGGIDLVRASVATCKLGQEVENLTYTGSGDFTGTGNKLANVLKAGTGNDALYGGDGDDTLYGLAGNDMLDGGSGNDTMIGGSGNDTYVVDATGDVVTEYSGGGTDTVQTTLTSFALGAEVENLTYTFAFPSTGAAFTGTGNSLANTISGGNWNDSLYGGGGNDTLYGLDGNDLLDGGAGNDAMIGGAGDDLYYVDSIGDTVTESAVGGTDSVRTTLGAYTLGTYVENLTYTGTGAFTGTGTGADNVLKGGTGNDTLYGGSGNDTLYGLSGNDTLDGGAGNDAMIGGSGDDLYFVDSLGDTTVEYAGGGTDSVRTSLSAFTLDAEVENLTYTGTGSFTGTGNALDNMLKGGAANDVLSSGAGDDTIYGLAGDDIIDSGSGNDVRIGGSGNDTYIIDYVGGSIIEYAGGGTDTVKTSLSTYSLAAELENLTYTGSGDFTGNGNGLVNTLKGGTRNDILRGGAGNDTLYGLAGNDTLDGGAGDDTMIGGSGDDAYVVNAAGDVVTEYFGGGTDTVTSYLSSYTLGADVENLTLVGAGLSGTGNGLANVIRGDTGNDTITGLGGADTLFGDAGADTFVYKATSDSGASSFDTIGDFSAAAGDVIDLTAIDANSVGGSANDAFVYVGAAEFSGTAGELRLANGQLQGDTNGDRIADLSIALTGVTSLSGSNLRL; encoded by the coding sequence ATGAGCGATCCGGCACCCATTATCGGCACCGACGATCCCGACGACCTGACCGGCGGGTCCGGCAATGACCAAATCTACGGCCTCGGTGGCGATGACATCCTCAGCGGCCTCGAGGGCGACGATCTCCTCGTGGGCGGCATCGGCAACGACACGATGTACGGCGGCACCGGGAACGACACCTTCATCGTCGACAGCGCCGGCGATCAGGTGATCGAATATGGCCGCGACGTCGAGGGCACCGACACCATCCGCACGTCCCTTTCCACCTACACGCCGCCGCGCTACGTCGAGTATCTCGTTTACGAGGGCACCGGTGATTTCACCGGCATCGGCACCAGGAGCACGAGAAGGATCACCGGCGGCGCGGGCAACGACACCCTTACCCTCGACCCTGATGTTTGGACGGCCGAGTTGTTCGGCGGCGACGGCAACGACACCCTGACCGGAGGCAGCGGCGCCGACTGGCTCGATGGCGGCGCGGGCAGCGACACCATGGCCGGAGGCGACGGCAACGACACCTACATCGTAGATGATGTCGGCGACGTGGTGACGGAGCAGACCGGCAGCGGCATCGATTACGTGCTGACCCCGCTCGCCAGCTACGCGCTTCCCGCCAACGTCGAGCAGCTCAAGTTCACCGGCACGGGCGCGTTTACCGGCCAGGGCAATTCCAGCTCCAACAAGATCACGGGCGGCACGGGCGACGACACGCTGGCGGGTGGTGACGGCAATGACACCATCTACGGTCAGGCCGGCCGCGACATGATCGACGGCGGCGCGGGCAATGACACTCTCTATGGGGGCTCCGGCAACGACGTGCTCGATGGCGGGACCGGCGGCGATGGCATGGAGGGTGGGACCGGCGACGACGTCTACCTGGTCGATTCCGCATACGACGGCGTCGGCGAATACTCCGGCGGCGGCATCGACCTGGTCCGGGCGTCCGTGGCGACTTGCAAGCTCGGGCAGGAGGTGGAAAATCTCACCTACACGGGATCCGGCGATTTCACGGGCACCGGCAACAAGCTCGCGAACGTGCTGAAGGCCGGCACCGGCAACGATGCCCTGTACGGTGGTGACGGGGACGACACGCTTTACGGCCTCGCTGGCAACGACATGCTCGACGGCGGTTCGGGCAACGACACCATGATTGGCGGATCCGGCAACGACACCTATGTGGTGGACGCCACCGGCGATGTCGTGACCGAATACAGTGGCGGCGGCACCGACACCGTCCAGACGACGCTGACCTCCTTCGCCCTCGGCGCCGAGGTGGAGAACCTCACCTACACCTTCGCCTTCCCCAGCACCGGAGCAGCGTTCACCGGCACCGGCAACAGCCTGGCGAACACCATCAGCGGCGGCAACTGGAACGATTCCCTATACGGCGGCGGCGGAAACGACACGCTCTATGGCCTCGACGGCAACGACTTGCTCGACGGTGGCGCAGGCAACGACGCCATGATCGGTGGCGCCGGCGATGACCTCTATTATGTCGATTCCATCGGCGACACGGTCACGGAAAGTGCGGTCGGGGGAACCGATTCCGTCCGCACGACGCTCGGCGCCTACACGCTCGGCACCTACGTGGAGAACCTCACCTATACCGGGACGGGCGCCTTCACCGGCACCGGCACCGGCGCCGACAACGTGCTCAAGGGCGGCACGGGCAACGACACCCTGTACGGCGGCAGCGGCAACGACACCCTCTACGGCCTCTCCGGCAATGACACCCTCGATGGAGGAGCCGGCAACGACGCCATGATCGGCGGCTCGGGCGACGACCTCTATTTCGTGGATTCCCTCGGCGACACCACCGTCGAATATGCCGGCGGCGGAACCGACTCCGTGCGCACGAGCCTGTCGGCCTTCACGCTGGACGCCGAGGTGGAGAACCTCACCTACACCGGCACGGGCAGCTTCACCGGCACCGGCAACGCCCTCGACAATATGCTGAAGGGGGGCGCCGCGAATGATGTCCTGTCCAGTGGTGCGGGCGACGACACCATCTACGGCCTCGCCGGCGACGACATCATCGACAGCGGTTCGGGCAACGACGTGCGGATCGGCGGCTCGGGCAACGACACCTACATCATCGATTATGTCGGCGGCTCGATCATCGAATACGCCGGGGGCGGCACGGACACGGTGAAGACGTCGCTTTCCACCTACAGCCTTGCGGCGGAGCTGGAGAACCTGACCTACACCGGCTCCGGCGATTTCACCGGCAACGGCAACGGCCTCGTCAACACCCTCAAGGGCGGCACCCGCAATGACATCCTGAGGGGCGGCGCCGGCAACGACACCCTCTACGGCCTTGCGGGCAACGACACGCTGGACGGCGGCGCCGGCGACGACACCATGATCGGCGGTTCCGGCGACGACGCCTATGTCGTCAATGCCGCCGGGGATGTGGTGACGGAGTATTTCGGCGGCGGCACCGATACGGTCACGTCCTATCTCTCCAGCTACACGCTGGGTGCGGACGTGGAAAACCTCACGCTGGTGGGGGCCGGGCTGTCCGGCACGGGCAACGGCCTCGCCAATGTCATCCGAGGCGACACGGGCAACGACACCATCACCGGTCTCGGCGGCGCGGACACGCTGTTCGGGGACGCCGGCGCAGACACGTTCGTCTACAAGGCCACCAGCGATTCCGGCGCCTCGTCCTTCGACACCATCGGCGACTTCTCCGCGGCCGCGGGCGACGTCATCGACTTGACCGCCATCGACGCCAACAGCGTGGGCGGCAGCGCGAACGATGCGTTCGTCTATGTCGGCGCCGCCGAATTCTCCGGCACAGCCGGTGAGCTCAGATTGGCCAACGGCCAGCTGCAGGGCGACACCAATGGCGACCGGATCGCCGATCTTTCGATCGCGCTCACCGGCGTCACCTCGCTCAGCGGATCGAACCTCAGATTGTGA
- a CDS encoding tyrosine phosphatase family protein, producing MIHVCSLAKLHDTVATTGARHVITLINGGTVLTRPSNVDPTNHLFLGINDIAEEIEGLVAPGEAHMLELFEFVRAWPRQTPLVIHCYAGISRSTAAAYATLCALLPDRDEMELAQRLRHASPTATPNPRIVSLADAALKREGRMVAAIHAIGRGADAFEGEPFALPVA from the coding sequence ATGATCCATGTCTGCTCCCTCGCCAAGCTGCACGATACGGTCGCAACGACCGGCGCGCGGCATGTCATCACCCTCATCAACGGCGGCACGGTTCTGACCCGGCCGAGCAACGTCGATCCCACCAACCACCTCTTCCTCGGCATCAACGACATCGCCGAGGAGATCGAGGGACTGGTCGCGCCGGGCGAGGCGCACATGCTTGAGCTGTTCGAATTCGTGCGCGCCTGGCCGCGCCAGACGCCGCTGGTGATCCATTGCTACGCCGGCATCTCGCGCTCCACGGCGGCCGCCTATGCCACCCTGTGCGCCCTCTTGCCGGACCGCGACGAGATGGAATTGGCCCAGCGCCTGCGCCACGCCTCGCCCACCGCGACGCCCAACCCGCGCATCGTCTCCCTCGCCGATGCGGCGCTGAAGCGGGAGGGACGGATGGTCGCCGCCATCCACGCCATCGGCCGCGGCGCCGACGCCTTCGAGGGCGAGCCCTTCGCTCTGCCCGTGGCCTGA
- a CDS encoding HD family hydrolase yields MLSGRRLDLLDPSPLDVEIEDIAHGLARVARWNGQTSGANIFSVAQHSLLVEKISRRTHPDLDARWRLCVLLHDAPEYVIGDMISPFKAVLGGDYKAVEARLLSAICVRFSLPVGWPDQLLKIVKAADRASAYFEATRLAGFAEEEAKAFFGRPARLDAGVEKDYLTPWEAETAKARFLKRFEELAP; encoded by the coding sequence ATGCTCTCCGGCCGCCGGCTCGACCTGCTGGACCCCTCCCCCCTCGACGTGGAGATCGAGGACATCGCCCACGGCCTCGCCCGCGTGGCGCGCTGGAACGGCCAGACCTCGGGCGCCAACATCTTCTCCGTCGCCCAGCATTCCCTGCTGGTGGAGAAGATTTCCCGCCGCACCCATCCGGACCTCGACGCCCGCTGGCGGCTGTGCGTGCTGCTGCACGATGCGCCGGAATACGTCATCGGCGACATGATCTCCCCCTTCAAGGCCGTTCTGGGGGGCGACTACAAGGCCGTGGAGGCGCGTCTCCTCAGTGCCATCTGCGTGCGCTTTTCACTGCCGGTGGGCTGGCCCGATCAACTTTTGAAGATCGTCAAGGCGGCGGACCGCGCCTCGGCCTATTTCGAGGCGACGCGGCTGGCGGGATTCGCGGAGGAGGAGGCGAAAGCCTTCTTCGGCCGCCCCGCCCGCCTCGACGCTGGGGTGGAAAAGGATTATCTCACCCCCTGGGAGGCGGAAACGGCGAAAGCCCGTTTCCTCAAGAGATTCGAGGAGCTTGCGCCATGA
- a CDS encoding NUDIX hydrolase, with translation MSDTLERETPALPPVEVRPTLAASAAVFRGPLVLLARRAANPGAGLWSLPGGRVEPGETVAEAAVREVMEEVGVEAEIIGLAAARDIIVRNREGELKAHFVVLAHAARWRGGEPMPGAEAAEVGWFRINEVAGLTTTEGLAEVVAKAALLMGEI, from the coding sequence ATGTCCGACACCCTTGAGCGCGAGACGCCGGCCCTCCCGCCGGTGGAGGTGCGCCCGACGCTCGCCGCCAGCGCCGCCGTGTTCCGCGGCCCCCTCGTGCTGCTCGCCCGCCGTGCCGCCAATCCCGGTGCCGGTCTGTGGAGCCTGCCGGGCGGGCGTGTCGAGCCGGGCGAGACGGTGGCCGAGGCGGCCGTGCGCGAGGTGATGGAAGAGGTGGGCGTGGAGGCCGAGATCATCGGCCTCGCCGCCGCCCGCGACATCATCGTCCGCAACCGCGAGGGCGAGCTGAAGGCCCATTTCGTGGTGCTCGCCCATGCCGCCCGCTGGCGTGGCGGGGAGCCCATGCCCGGCGCGGAAGCGGCGGAAGTGGGCTGGTTTCGCATCAATGAGGTCGCCGGCCTCACCACCACCGAGGGGCTCGCCGAGGTGGTAGCCAAGGCCGCGCTCCTGATGGGCGAGATCTGA
- a CDS encoding TIGR02301 family protein, producing MLMRALSLLLAAGLLLAGPESSRAAGPTEGAAPPYDGDLMRLAEILGALHYLRPLCGVTAEAQRWRNEMQALIDTEQPSETRRTKIIASFNRGYSSYAEVYRSCTPAARMAVDRQLDEGGRLTHEIVVRYGGN from the coding sequence ATGCTGATGCGCGCCCTCTCTCTCCTTCTCGCCGCCGGCCTCCTGCTGGCCGGCCCCGAATCGTCCCGCGCCGCCGGGCCGACGGAAGGCGCGGCGCCGCCCTATGATGGCGATTTGATGCGGCTCGCGGAAATCCTCGGCGCCCTGCATTACCTGCGGCCCCTGTGCGGCGTCACCGCCGAGGCGCAGCGCTGGCGCAACGAGATGCAGGCGCTGATCGACACCGAGCAGCCTTCGGAGACGCGCCGCACCAAGATCATCGCCAGCTTCAACCGCGGCTATTCCAGCTATGCGGAGGTCTACCGCAGCTGCACGCCGGCCGCGCGGATGGCGGTGGATCGCCAGCTTGACGAGGGCGGGCGCCTCACGCACGAAATCGTCGTGCGGTATGGGGGCAATTGA
- the acs gene encoding acetate--CoA ligase: protein MSDKVYDVPSQWAQKAYVDDAHYQSMYAASVNDPNAFWGEHGKRIDWFTPYTKVKNTSYDPGHVSIKWFEDGVTNVAYNCVDRHLETRGDQVAIIWEGDSPDESRKITYRELSSEVNKLANVLRNRGVEKGDRVTIYLPMIPEAAFAMLACARLGAIHSIVFGGFSPDSLGGRIADCGSKVVITADEGLRGGRKVPLKANVDAAVNQIEGGVDHVIVVRRTGGKVDMVPGRDVYYDEAAAMVTDECPAEPMNAEDPLFILYTSGSTGKPKGVLHTTGGYLVYASMTHQYVFDYHPGDIYWCTADVGWVTGHSYIVYGPLANGATTLMFEGIPNYPSMSRFWDVIDKHQVSIFYTAPTAIRSLMQAGEDPVKKTSRASLRLLGSVGEPINPEAWEWYYRVVGEERCPIVDTWWQTETGGILITPLPGATKLKPGSATRPFFGVQPEVVDAAGQVLDGACEGNLVIADSWPGQMRTVYGDHERFEQTYFATYPGKYFTGDGCRRDADGFYWITGRVDDVINVSGHRMGTAEVESALVAHPKVSEAAVVGFPHDIKGQGIYAYVTLMDGVEPTEELRKELVAWVRREIGPIASPDLIQFAPGLPKTRSGKIMRRILRKIAEDQFESLGDTSTLADPGVVEDLISNRQNKRDAA, encoded by the coding sequence ATGTCCGACAAGGTTTATGACGTTCCGTCCCAGTGGGCCCAGAAGGCCTATGTGGACGACGCGCACTATCAATCCATGTATGCCGCCTCGGTCAACGACCCGAACGCCTTCTGGGGCGAGCACGGCAAGCGGATCGACTGGTTCACGCCCTACACGAAGGTGAAGAACACCTCGTATGATCCCGGCCACGTCTCCATCAAGTGGTTCGAGGACGGCGTCACCAACGTCGCCTACAATTGCGTGGACCGGCATCTCGAGACCCGCGGCGACCAGGTGGCGATCATCTGGGAGGGCGACAGCCCCGACGAGAGCCGCAAGATCACCTATCGCGAACTCTCCTCCGAGGTGAACAAGCTCGCCAACGTGCTGCGCAACCGCGGCGTGGAGAAGGGCGACCGCGTCACCATCTATCTGCCGATGATCCCCGAGGCGGCGTTCGCCATGCTCGCCTGCGCGCGGCTCGGCGCCATTCACTCCATCGTGTTCGGCGGCTTCTCCCCGGACAGCCTCGGCGGGCGCATCGCCGACTGCGGCTCGAAGGTCGTCATCACCGCGGACGAAGGCCTGCGCGGCGGCCGCAAGGTGCCGCTGAAGGCCAATGTGGACGCGGCCGTGAACCAGATCGAGGGCGGCGTGGACCACGTGATCGTGGTGCGCCGCACCGGCGGCAAGGTGGACATGGTTCCCGGCCGCGACGTCTATTACGACGAAGCCGCCGCCATGGTGACGGACGAGTGCCCGGCCGAGCCCATGAACGCGGAAGATCCGCTGTTCATCCTCTATACCTCCGGCTCCACCGGCAAGCCGAAGGGCGTGCTGCACACCACCGGCGGCTATCTCGTCTATGCGTCCATGACGCATCAGTACGTGTTCGACTATCACCCCGGCGACATCTACTGGTGCACCGCCGACGTGGGCTGGGTGACGGGCCATTCCTACATCGTCTATGGCCCGCTCGCGAACGGCGCCACCACGCTGATGTTCGAGGGCATCCCCAACTATCCCAGCATGTCCCGCTTCTGGGACGTGATCGACAAGCACCAGGTGTCGATCTTCTACACCGCCCCCACCGCCATCCGCTCGCTGATGCAGGCGGGCGAGGACCCGGTGAAGAAGACCTCGCGCGCCTCCCTGCGCCTGCTGGGCTCGGTGGGCGAGCCCATCAATCCGGAAGCCTGGGAGTGGTATTACCGCGTGGTCGGCGAGGAGCGCTGCCCCATCGTCGATACGTGGTGGCAGACCGAGACCGGCGGCATCCTCATCACCCCCCTGCCCGGCGCCACGAAGCTCAAGCCCGGCTCGGCCACCCGTCCCTTCTTCGGCGTGCAGCCGGAAGTGGTGGATGCGGCCGGCCAGGTGCTGGACGGCGCCTGCGAGGGCAACCTCGTGATCGCCGATAGCTGGCCGGGCCAGATGCGCACGGTCTATGGCGACCATGAGCGCTTCGAGCAGACCTACTTCGCCACATACCCCGGCAAGTACTTCACGGGCGACGGCTGCCGCCGCGACGCGGACGGCTTCTACTGGATCACCGGCCGCGTGGACGACGTGATCAACGTCTCCGGCCACCGCATGGGCACGGCGGAGGTGGAAAGCGCCCTCGTCGCCCATCCGAAGGTGTCCGAGGCGGCGGTGGTGGGCTTCCCGCACGACATCAAGGGCCAGGGCATCTATGCCTATGTCACCCTGATGGACGGCGTCGAACCCACCGAGGAGTTGCGCAAGGAACTGGTGGCGTGGGTGCGCCGGGAGATCGGCCCCATCGCCTCGCCCGACCTGATCCAGTTCGCGCCGGGCCTGCCCAAGACCCGATCGGGCAAGATCATGCGCCGCATCCTGCGCAAGATCGCGGAAGACCAGTTCGAGAGCCTCGGCGACACCTCGACGCTGGCCGATCCCGGCGTGGTGGAAGACCTCATCAGCAACCGCCAGAACAAGCGCGACGCCGCCTGA
- a CDS encoding DUF423 domain-containing protein: MDLWTRLLVLLAGLFGAAGVAASAAAAHVGGGPNLETAAHFLLFNAAALAALVALALQLTRGGVLLKVGASAIALGTLLFSGDLAARALMDVKLLGGSAPFGGSLMILGWLTVAATALLARRR, encoded by the coding sequence ATGGACCTCTGGACCCGTCTTCTCGTCCTTCTTGCCGGCCTGTTCGGGGCGGCCGGCGTCGCCGCCTCGGCGGCTGCGGCCCATGTGGGCGGCGGACCCAATCTGGAAACCGCCGCGCACTTCCTGCTGTTCAACGCTGCCGCGCTGGCCGCGCTGGTGGCCCTTGCCCTTCAGCTCACCCGTGGCGGCGTGCTGCTGAAGGTGGGGGCAAGCGCCATCGCGCTCGGCACGCTTCTGTTTTCGGGCGATCTGGCGGCGCGGGCCTTGATGGATGTCAAGCTCCTGGGCGGCAGCGCGCCGTTCGGTGGCAGCCTGATGATCCTCGGCTGGCTGACGGTGGCGGCGACCGCGCTGCTGGCGCGGCGGCGCTGA